The DNA segment TGGTTCCACGGAAATGGGAATgtgaacaggaaaaatgtaatgaACTTTATCGAAACGCACACCATAGAATATGAGGTCGACAGTGATGAGGACTTGTTCAGCGGGATTAGCAATGATGACGATGGAGAGGAAGATGACGAAGCAGATgatgaaggggaagaataCCCCGAAGATGATGGTGAGTGTAACGGAAATGATGACAACCGGGACGAAAGTGACAGGGGAGAGGATGTAGGAAGGTGTTGCAGGGTGGATGGGGATTATGAGAAAGAGGGCTCCGACACTGATGAGGCATACCCGAACGAGGAAATGAtgaaaggggggagaaaaagtatTGAAATATTCCCTCCTCGTGATGATAGTAGGAAATCCACTTTAGAAGAGGGGTGTAAGAGGAGAACGACGGATGGGCATGTAAAAGGGGGAGATGTCATGGCAGAGGAGGTGGttgcaaaaagggggaaaaaagaagatacaAGTGTGAGTGGTGCGAAAGGggaagatgaaaaggaaaagacaatACAGACACCCTGTAATGGCAAGGAATTAAGCTGCTCAAAGGAGAAGGCGAGAGAAGCAAATATGCTTAGTGTAAATGCTaagaacttaaaaaaatcaggggtagaaaaaaataaatgcgtTTTGGTTTCAGCGGAGAGAGCAGTGTCTGTATGGAATATCCCAAACGGAGGGACAATTCCGAAGAGGGCAAAGTTCGTGAGTACGAGCAGGAACATACGGAATCCCAAGAGAAGCCGCCTCAAGGCAGGAAAAAAGTCACTCTTCCTAAATTTTGCAATGCATATTAACAAGAGAAAGGGAACTAGCGgtattttcaaaaatagaGGAGAGGAAAATAAGGTGCGAAATGGATCTGAACTAAacagggaaaaggaaaagatcgGTAAGTGTTGTAAAGTACAGAAGCAAGGACGTCGCTCTAAGACGTGGAAGAATGATGAAGATGCTGGTTTTAACATTAAGGTGAAGGGAGCTTATTGTCGACGGAAGGGGTATGCTGAGTTGGTAAATTCTCGCAAATCGGCTAACTCGCTGCAAATGTGTAATGGATCTAATTTGTCTCCATCAGATGGTATTATCGGTACATCCATCTCGGAGAGGGGGGGGCATAATAGTAGTTATAGTAGTAGTGCACACGGAGGAAAAATTGGACAAAGTAGCGGCGCACCTGAGAAGACGCCAATCGGTAGAAGGAACTGCGtaaaacagaaggaaaatcaAACGAATGTAGAAGGTGACAGGCAAGTAAAGTCAATATTCTCCAGCGAGGGTAGTCAGGTTGTCAAAAAGTACTCCTCTAATGAGACATTATACAGAAAGGGGCGTAGCAATGCTGAAAGGGGAAGTCCAGGCATTGGGTCGGATATAGAGAATCTACTGCAGTTAGGAGACTCAAAGATGAGGCAGCATTATCTTAGCAACGTAGGGATAAAGAACATGGTAATAAATAGGATTAACATTTTACCGAATTCTAAAGTGGTGAAGAATTGCAATGAGGTTAGTTGtggggttaaaaataaggacaCGCCACGTTTGAAGGGTGAAAAGAGCCTGAGTGAGgtgagaaaaagggaagctcGTGCAGGTGATGGAGTGCGGGAAGGACATGGTAATATAAGTGACAGGAATAATGGCGACAGAGGTAGATCGATCAGTGAGAACTGCTGCTTCAgtaattggaaaaataagaCTATTATAGGCCAAAACGGGAAGGGAAAGTTTTCCTACTATATTGAGTTTAACAAGATCAATGATGTGAAGAAGTACTTTATGGATGGGCATACAGTAAGAGGGGGTGGAAAAGGGGACACTGGTTTGACAGTTCGCAATGGGgttgtgaaaaatatgaacaaaaattcGATTTCCCAAGTTGAGGAGAAGTGGCTggactttgaaaaaaaattagaaacgAAATTGGGGGAGGAAAGGGATGGAGTTGTAAGTGGATACGGGGGTAGCAGCGTGGTGGGCAGTAGGATCGGGGGGGATAAGTCCCATCCTAAGGGGGACAGCGAAATGAGCGCtttggaggaaaacaaaaaaaagctgGACAAGTTAAAAAACCGCTATGAGAAGATAGTGGCTGAGtcacaaaaaagggattCTAGGAACGCCTTTTGTTTGAGGCACTCTGTTGGGGATGCAGACAAAGGGAAGGATAATGGTGGATATAGAAATGGGACTACCTACCCAACTGGTGGCAGTAACGCGAGACCACAAGTACGTAACGGGAGAAGTGTACAGGATATGCAGAGGAAGGCACTTGAGATGAGGAAGACTGATTTGTTCGGGGCCGACGAGCAGGTGACTCCTACCCACATGATCAGGAGCGGTGTGACATTTAAGGGAATAAATGATATGTCAAGGGAGGAGAGGCATACATATGAGAACGCCAAAGTGGTAGGAGGAATGAAATCTGATTTGGATAGCATGATCAGTAGTACGTATAATATTCAGGATATGATAAAGGCGTCTTATCGGGAGAAAAAGGGGCGATTTTTCCTGAGGAGCCACTTTAGCGGTGCGGATTCGGGCATGGAAAAACATCACAGAGATGACCTGGTAAGTAAGTTGCACAGTTTTAAGAATCACCATGCAGAGAATCGCCGTATGGATGGGGCTAACCCGATCGGAAGGGTAGTGTACCTtccaaatggaggaaaattacATTGGGGAAAGAAGCACTGTGGGGGGGCTGAGCAGGTGAACCTAAATGGGCgtttaatttatataaagGGGGATAAAGCGAGGATTGCCTCCACTTACGCGAATGTTAATGATAAAGCTGGAGGGTTGGACAAACATAGGAAGAACGATCAACACCATCTGGCTAGTGTAAACACTGTAGATGCTTACGACAGTATACACAATGTAGGATTAGAAAGGAAGGCATCCCCCAATGGAGGAGTGAGTAACTGTGTACTATTGAACACGCATGGGAATGAGACAAGTTGGGGAAGACCTACTAACGGAGTGTTATTACAAGGGAGAAATAATCCGAACAGGGTCGACGGAGAAAGAGGATCACATCAAatagggaaggaaaaaataaatagggAAAGATACAGTGAGAATAAGTttagagaaaaatattttctgcaTGGACTTCTCCACCCTGAGCATCTGCCTCTGAAGGACAATTCGATGTATGATGACTATTATGAAAGTAGGAAAATGCACAAGGCAAATTTGTTTGCCCGGGAAGGAGGTAGCAAGAATTTCGATGTGTATACCATTCAGGAAGGAGAGAAGATGAGGAATGGTCATTATGGAAAGGGGAATCGAATACATAGGGAAGGGTTTCAAGTTAATCCTATGAACAGCGTGATACCTTACAGAAGTAAATCCATAATGAatgggaagataaaaaatgtacactACGGTGGTAGGGAGTTGCCTTCTGGTAAGTTTGTTGTTAGAAGTGGCTTTACCTATGGTGAGAGAAGTACGAAAGATGATCCTCTCCCCCCCGGGCAAGACAGAAAAACCCTTCGGACTCCCCCTCAAATGCGTTTCCAAGATGTTAATAGAAACGAAATTAATCAATTCAGGGTGATACCAAGAGGTGGAGGTTTGTGTGCAGGAGGGGTGTACGGTGCGGGCACAAGCAGAtgaaatggagaagaagaacttTCCTCTGCTGGCGTGGACGTTTCCTTTTTGTCCGCGCAGCTACCCTTGGGGTGGACAGCAACGTGTGCGCATGAATATGTCTATCATATTAGCTGAtctgctaaaaaaaaaaaaaaaaaaataggccaAGTCAATTTAAGGAAGCATAGCGgaacacattttaaaaagttttaaGAGGAATGTGTAATTCTGAAAAGTTCAGTTTTGCGCATTCCTAAAAAATAAGttcattctttaaaaaatcgTTGCCCATTTCTGAGCGTTCAGGGTGGGGTGCCCTGTTGCATTGTTGAAAGTTATCCAAATTTGTTTCTTCGTCCTGCTTGACACTTCCTTTTGTTAGCGCTTGTCTGGCAGTACCTCCCGCTACCCATCGTCTACTGCGAATGAGACGTCCGATTATAATGCTCACtcaagctagccaaaaaaaaaaaaaaaaaaaaaaaaaaaaaaaaaaaagtgagctGCGAAATTGTTGAACAAACTGATGGCGCTGGGAGGAGGCGAACTCCATATCCTTGTTATGAGGTTCCGTCGTTGGAcagattttttaattatttaccAGCAGgattatttgtttttcctttatttatttatttatttatttatttatttatttatttatttatttatttatttatttattttttttttttttttttttggctagcgCGATTGCCGCAAGTATAACTGTTTCCGTAAACTCCGTCGTTTTGCTATCTTGGCTCATTTGTTGCCTGTTATGCATTCcactttgtaaaaattatttagaTTTAGGGTTGTCTTTATAAGGGGGCAGTTCTTGTatgtttatttaaaaaaaaaaaaaaaaacaaaaaaaataaagaataaaaggtGAAACGGCAATTTGTGCAGTCATCATTTTGGTAAGTTTGGCACGTAGAACTGTAGATATAACACGCAAGAGCATCTTTTGTGTTACAGGAAAAAGGCGGCAGTCCCAACgctaaggaaaaaagaaaatatagacATGTACATCGATAAATGGATAGAtctgtgcatacatacaaTGTGTACTGATCAGAGTAACGCACATCGCGTCGAACCAGGACCTGTTTATAAATTGTTGTCCACGTAGGGGTTGGGGGGTGGGacgttttccttctccttgaaGTAATCAAAGGTGTTGATTTTGTGGCTGCGCGGATGGTAGTTGTAGTTCAGGTTCTGGAGGATATACTCCaaattaatttctttttgcttttgctttttctcaGCTGGGCGCTCGGTATGGGGAGCGTCTCCGAGGGGGGGCCAATCATGGCGATCACTGTGGTGATCGTTTCGATGATTACTATGGAAAACCTTGTCCCGATCGGCGGTATCCCCTTTGCTAAAGCGATCGTCCCAAGTGTGACCACCTTCGACGGTCCACATTTGGGATTCCTTTCTGTTTGAATCTTTTATCAATCCTCGGTTGTACAGATTTTTCAGGAACACATATTCGTCATGAGTGTCTTGGTCATGGATCTCTTGTTCCACGTAAGAAAGAGGCAggtcttccttttctatattaCTCCGTAAAGGGGATCTATTATTATACTGGGTAATTTTCCCATCCAATCGCCTCTCATATATTCCTAATTCGTTTGGAGATTTCATCTGCCACTGTTCTTTATTTGCGGGTTCCGAGTTGTTCATTGAAAGGGAGCACTTTCCATTGAGAGTGAGGGAATTATTTGTGGATGGCCTCAACGGAAATGCGTTATTATTACCCCCCTTGTTACCGTCCATATTGGGGATTTCTCGTTCCGACTTTTTAAAGAAGTTGGTTATGCGTAGTTGGTTCTTGTTATTTTCGTTCACGTCGGAGTGCTTACTTCTGATTGTGAAGGAAACATCTGAGGGGTATTCGGTCCTTTCCGATTTAAAGTTGGTTTCGTTTATTTCATCCTTCACTCTGTTATTCTCTTCGGCGGTCGGTTTGCTAAATAGTTTTCCATGAGCGACGCTTGCCATTTTGTCCTTCGGGTCCCAGATTTCCCTTTCCACGAAGCGCCCTCTTTCTTCATCAGCCGCCTCGGTTTTACACATTCCTTGAATCTCCTTCATGTGTGCACATTCCATCTTTTCTTGTGTGGAGTTACTTTTCAGTTCTGTCGATGGAATTCCCATTTGTTTTCCTGTATCCTCACCAAACGCTCTAAATAGCAGGAAGTTCCTCTTCATATTTTGGTACATAACTtttgcgcttttttttctgttctttccTCCAGTGGGGTTGGtaacttctccttcctttgccgcttcttcttttccctcttccttttctacttcctcattttcccGCTTCTGCGGCTCCCACTCGGTTTCATCCTTCTGAATGCTTATGTCAATCCCGTGCGCGATGGCTCCTTTGAGGAGAGTCGCCCCTTGGCTGTTGTCACCTGACTGCGACGTCAACCTTACATTTTCGAGAACATCACCATGATGATTTTGCCCCGGTTCCTTACTGCAATCgctttccttctcatccAACAGGTTCCTGCAAGTTTTCCCATCTGGTTGCGCGGGTGCATCGGCgcatcttttcattttttttaagttaagGGAGTCTATGTGGTTCCCCTTCCGCTTGtccaattttgttttttcctttcctccagGTAGATTATTTCTGGGGGTGCACGAGAGGGGCTCGTTGGGTTCGATAGTATCGATTGAATTGTTTGGATCTCTAACCATTTCtgcctcctcatcatcgttCGTGTACTCCCTTCCGTACGTGCAGCCGTTACTTCGGGGAGAATCACAAAATAGGCTCAATTTGGTGCATTCCATGGGAGGCCACAAATTGGCCCTCTGAGTGGTTCCTCTTTGGTACAAGGGTGAGAGGGTTTCCGTGTCTCCTTCCGGCGGTTCCTGTTTGATAGTTTGGTTTGGAGGGTTCTTCTCTCCGGAGTGGCATGCTACGAAGTTTTTATTATCGTTTTGCCAGCCATTTGTCCAACCATTTGTCCAACCATTTGACACATGGGAACCCTCTTCATACTTCCCCACATAGTCACTCACAAGAGAAGGCTTCTCCATCCGCTCCTCAGGTTGATTCTTCCCCTCGTCGCAATTGCTGAACACGTCGGGAGATATCTCCAAATATTCTAAACATTCAGatgttaaatttttaaaaatgttttcgaaattattttgtttgtctAAATCAGGCTGTTCCTTTATTTCAGTTTCTTTTGGTGGAATTGGGGATCTCTCGATGGGTGTTTCTGTAGAAGCATTTCCTTTGAGCATAACCTCGAGGTGGTGTTCCTTCGCCGTatctactttttcttcacctccTATACTCCTTTCCGTGCACCCCTCCAAAGTTCCGCTACCGTCAGGAAGTAAGCTACTGCTCTCCGCGCCGACACAATCGGAGAGCTGCTCCAAGTATACGTTCAGGCagtttcccttcctcttgtTGTTGTCATATATAAGGGAAAACTCCCGTATTTTATTGATAAGaagtttattttcatttttctctagTGCACTATTGAAGGACTGGTTGATGGAGATTTTCTCgcacaaaataaaatcataCACTTGGTGATGGAAGAAGGCATTTTTGatttcttcatatttattcAACATCTTTTCTAGGGTGTTTAAAGTGGGAGGAATTTTACGCTTCCATTTTTGGTGCGAAATTAGGAATGAGAAAATTTGTTCGATCGTTTTGTACTTACTGGTTAAACTGAATGCAGTTTTTATTCCCATTCCCGTGATGTGAAAATCGCTTGTGTAGTCACAGCCACTTAGGATACACATAGCCAGAAACATGTCTATACTGAAATGCTTTAGCTCGTCTAATTCTTTCGGCCAGTGGAATTGGTCTAGatatttcttcatcattttgtcatagcttttttcttttttctcaggGTTCTGGTTTGCCGCGCTAGGGGGGCACTCGGAACAGTGAGGCACgttattttcttccaaaGACGGATCTCCCTGCTCTGCATCCTCCCGATCTTCCTTCATGGGGGTAATATAGAACTCGTTGAACGAATTCGAGAGAGGGTTCCTAATTTTGTTAATCAAGTTTATGTCAATCAGATCATCAATGGGCATTAAGCATATTTCATCACACTCACCAGTGTTCTTCAGTTTGTACAAGACGCGAGGACAGCCATAGACTAGCAAGTCACTGTCTTCACTTATGACGCAAGAAATGTATCCCATCCTGCAAAGGTAGGACAACTGAGCGTCTGCttcaaaaggagaaataatataatctatattttttgttttacaaAAGTTCATGACAGTGCGTATAATTTCTTTGGAAACACTTAAAGCTTGTGTGCATTTTCTGCGGACAGTCACGTCTGATCTCGGATCCTTCACagattttataatttcttgtgcttccttctttgccttttctctcctttcattcctaATTACATTTTCTGCTCTTTTTTCTGGTAACTCCTCTCCGTCGAAAACGAAGATTACCTTTATGTTGTGTTCATAAATACACTCTAGCATTTTTTCGATGAAGCTTAAGTAGCTGTCGTTGTAGTTATCCATGATTACGTCATATGCACAACTGACCAGACCCCTGTGGATCCAGCACATGATATCCACGCCCAccacttcatttttgtacttGCTTATATGTGTGCTCCTGGCAATCGGTTTTAGGAAGGGCAGTAGGTTGTTGATTCCCATTTGTTGCTTGATAAGCCGGGGGCACGATGGGCTCGCAAGGAAGTATATTAcaattaatatatatgtgtgcaaatgtgTACGTACCAATGTTGACGCGGTGCACTTATCGAGGAGGTCAAGGCGTGTAAAAATGGAGTAGGGAAAACGAGTATGAGGCTCAGCAGAATTGCAAAATAACGAAATAACAGAATAGAGGAAGGGCAGCTAGCTTCGTACACACCCGGGTCcattttaaaattcattGAAATGCTctttaaaaaacattttggaaagataaaaaaaaaaaaaaaaaaaaaaaaaaaaaaatggttcgAAAATGCGATTTAGCGGGATGTCGGATTATCCGGTTAGTGGCCACCGATAGTAAGCATGACGCATGTTGTATGTACGGAGGTGTATACACATCTGCGCGTGACAATATGCCACGTTTACATGCGTAAGGTCTTGGtatctttctcctttttttttccttaagttGAAGGTGTTCTAACTTTTGAAGTTGTTCAGTGGTATTTTTCGTggattttgttttgttccaccttttccccatttggttGTTTTACTAATAAAAGCGCATACGAAGTGTGGGAAAATTAGGtaccatttcttttaatgttaagagaaatgtaaaaaatcgcctccaatgagaaaaatatatttacataatgCATTTTCACGGAGTGGTAATAAAACACCCTCTCTTCATGTGCAATACTTGTTTGATGCCTCTTcttgttgcctttttttttgttgcttttttttgctgcttttttttgctgcctttttttgctgcctttttttgctgcctttttttgttgcctttttatgttgcctttttttgttgcctttttatgttgcctttttttgttgcctttttttgttgcctttttttgttgcctttttatgttgcctttttttgttgcctttttttgttgcctttttttttttttttttttttttaaatgtgtcAGCTAAAATTTCggggaacatttttttttttttggctgtACATGcggggcaatttttttttttttttttttttttttttctattccttacAACATAAACAAAGAAGTGGTAACAAGGAATTCTTTTCTGTTTAAATAAATTGGAAttattcttttcaatttattttttgcccttCTTCTATATACTATTTCCGACTTAAGAAGATTGAATGGTTTTAATTCTTAGCCCCACGTGAAGGTTATGAGTTACAATTTTCCGCGGGGGATTTGGCCCACTTAGTTGTCATTGTTCGTGCTGAAAAAGGGCCTGCAATTATTCTGTTGATAGATTTGCTAGGAAGAAATGTTATCCTAAAAGGTGGTTACGTAGAGAGCCGAATAGAGAAAGCAGCTTGTAGGGTCATTTTGATACCGCAAATTGTTGTCGTTAGAgagagtattttttttcttttttttttttgaaaaggcAATCATTGTTAAGTTAACCAGTGGGAGATGTTCGTTCCATCCTATTTTGACAAACATTCTGATAGAGGACCTGCTGATGGGAAGACCACTACCTTAACCTTTTAGTGTGGGCGAGCAGCTTGAACCATATAGGAATTCGCCGTTGCATACAAGATATTTCCCCCCCGTAGCTCTATCCATATAGCATTAATCCTATCCCTAGCATATGCACTGTCAAAAGGTGCTGCAACAAAATGGGCGTCCTAAAACTGAAAAGTGacaagaagaagagggaaaaggcaAAGGAAACGAAAATAGATTATgcaaaatgtttaaaaagaacaaaaattaaggagaaaataattagGAAAGACACCGATAATGAATTCGACCTCTCAATCTTCGCCAAAACAGATCATGCATCGAATAAAATACGACAGTTGAATTATGCCAAGCTAGTTAAAGCTATAAGAAAGGACAAAAATTTAATTGCTAATCATGTGCAGAAAATTTTGGAGATTTACGGAAAGGGCATTATAGATGACGATGAAAATGTGCGTAATTATTCCTCCAAAATATTTTACCATTTGGTGAATAGCCACATCGATTTTGACGTCTTTCACAGCAAGATAAAAACTTGCTTGTTTCACTCGCTGAAAATAGGAAGAGTCTCTCTGAAGGTTCTAAACCTGGAGCTGTGTCACAACTTCTTTTTTACGAAGATTCACTACTCCCATAAGTTTTTCTATGAATTTCTGAGCAACATAATGGCCTGCTTCGTTTCTCTGCCCATAGAGAAGCAGGTTACAACGGTGAAGTacctcttccttttgttcAAGCATAAAGCGAGATTCAAGcggggggggaggaaccTGTCCAGTAAGGTGaggcaaaatggaagaggtGGTTCTCTGGAAGAGACACCCATTGATATAGCAGAGGAGGGTGGTCCTGTCCAGGGGGAAGAAGTTCAGGATGACGAATCGAGTGGAGACCCGGACAATTGCTACGAATTCATAACGCGCACGAACAAGCGAAACAGCTGTAACGACCCCTTCCTcctgaagaaggagaaaaaaacgagcATTCAGGTGGGAACGAAGATGGAGATTTTCACAAAGGTACTTCAATCTCTGTACAACTTTATGGATGAAGTGGTATACAATTCGATGAGCGTAGATTTGATTCACCTGTACACAAACATTTTAAAAGTAATAACCTtcatgatgaagaaaaagaaaataattttgaaggaagaaattatgaCCCTAATTAACAATTTTCTACACAAAACAATTGGGGTAATAAACGAACATATAGTTAATTTAAGTAGCTGCAAAAAAGtgttgaaaataattttctacTTCGTCCTCTTGGTATTATCTCTGTGCGGCAAAGAGATGAACCACATGGAAGACGCCAATAGGAAGGTTCCAATGAACTACATAGGGTTATTAAAATATTGCCTCTGTATTTACTTTTACGCTCTCTTACGATGTGAATTTTTTACTGTAGAAAATTTGGatgtgcaaaaaagggggggcgCTTCAAATGGGGatgtaaaaaggggaggggaTTCGTTTCATATCGATGCAGGGACAAGTCACACGGAGGTAAGTAGCGATGTAGTCAAGAATTTCTGCgataggaagaagaagagggggCCACAGAAAAATGTAGAGAAGTACGGAAGAAAGTACTTTTACCTGTTAGTTTGCCTGTATGAAATGTTTATTCACCGAAAGGATAAGAAGATGTTGTGGCAAGATGGAGCATCCCGTGAGGGGAAAACAAGCGGGAAGAACACCAACCAGGAGAAAAGCAACAAGAGTAATATTGTCTATAGTCATGCAGATAGGATAATCAAAttattagaaaaaaatatacgcaTGTATGACAGTGGCGAAGATGTTAGTGTTCTATGTGGATTCGtattaaaatatttgagCACCTTTTCGCAAAGCAGTATAGACCAGATGGATCACTTTTGCTATTTTGTAATTATCCTTGCGCAACGGGCAAATGGAGGGGAGAATGAACCTGATAGTGAAGGGCCATTTGTAGGGGAAGGACTCTGCAGTACTGGAGAGGAAAACACACAACAGAATAGCAACCAGTGGAAGAGTGCGGATCACTTGGATGAGGAAGGCTGCCAAAAATGGAGGTCATCATTTCCATTCTTAACCACACCATTCATGTTCGTACTTTTAGCTGACTGTGAATGCTTCATAAATAATAACTTCTTCAATACATTTTTCGAAGCGTTTaacgaagaagagaagactAAAACCATGGAAGCTATTTCGTTTGTGCAGAATGGAGGAACTGCGATCAACATTGTTACGAGACAGacttttaattattttgttggaaaattattttccattttgtacaGGTATGATAATGCCCTTTTTGTGAATAattgccttcttttcctttccttcctaaCTGTAAATAAGCGCAAAGTGAAGAAGGCGTACGTGGATTTTAACCATTGCATTGGCACGAAGCTGGAAATGGAACAACTGCTGCGCCTCGATGTAAGGACCTCCTTGGATGGCGTGATGAAGGATAAAGGAGAGATACTGATTGATCACTTcttaggaaaaaatagacacATCATCCACTCCTTTGAGATAATTTGTAATCTGTATTTTGTGTACGAAAATAGGAATAGGAATTTGCtcttgttcatttattttttgattttaaaatttgagAGGGAGGGGAAGAGTAGCATGCACTTTGCCctgggggaggaagaagccaTGGTTCTTCTAGATCGGGTTTTTCGTACCCAGATATGTAATGACTATACATGCGTAGGAAACGCTCAGGATATTTCCTTCGATTTGGTTGATCTTTCCGCTGAGGGGGTTCTCCATTGCGATGCTGGGGTCAACCCAGATGGGGGGAAGACAGAAGAAGACACTGCTTTCCATTTGCACGAAGAGAAATGCACATTTAGGATAAACAAAGATTATCTATAcagggaaaattttttacttttctttctcaaAATGAGCTTATCCGAATGGAATTTTATCGTTCGAAATGACATATACAAGGTTATGCATGTGAATTCTTCAGATCGAGATGGACACAAAACAAATGG comes from the Plasmodium knowlesi strain H genome assembly, chromosome: 3 genome and includes:
- a CDS encoding exonuclease I, putative; the encoded protein is MGINNLLPFLKPIARSTHISKYKNEVVGVDIMCWIHRGLVSCAYDVIMDNYNDSYLSFIEKMLECIYEHNIKVIFVFDGEELPEKRAENVIRNERREKAKKEAQEIIKSVKDPRSDVTVRRKCTQALSVSKEIIRTVMNFCKTKNIDYIISPFEADAQLSYLCRMGYISCVISEDSDLLVYGCPRVLYKLKNTGECDEICLMPIDDLIDINLINKIRNPLSNSFNEFYITPMKEDREDAEQGDPSLEENNVPHCSECPPSAANQNPEKKEKSYDKMMKKYLDQFHWPKELDELKHFSIDMFLAMCILSGCDYTSDFHITGMGIKTAFSLTSKYKTIEQIFSFLISHQKWKRKIPPTLNTLEKMLNKYEEIKNAFFHHQVYDFILCEKISINQSFNSALEKNENKLLINKIREFSLIYDNNKRKGNCLNVYLEQLSDCVGAESSSLLPDGSGTLEGCTERSIGGEEKVDTAKEHHLEVMLKGNASTETPIERSPIPPKETEIKEQPDLDKQNNFENIFKNLTSECLEYLEISPDVFSNCDEGKNQPEERMEKPSLVSDYVGKYEEGSHVSNGWTNGWTNGWQNDNKNFVACHSGEKNPPNQTIKQEPPEGDTETLSPLYQRGTTQRANLWPPMECTKLSLFCDSPRSNGCTYGREYTNDDEEAEMVRDPNNSIDTIEPNEPLSCTPRNNLPGGKEKTKLDKRKGNHIDSLNLKKMKRCADAPAQPDGKTCRNLLDEKESDCSKEPGQNHHGDVLENVRLTSQSGDNSQGATLLKGAIAHGIDISIQKDETEWEPQKRENEEVEKEEGKEEAAKEGEVTNPTGGKNRKKSAKVMYQNMKRNFLLFRAFGEDTGKQMGIPSTELKSNSTQEKMECAHMKEIQGMCKTEAADEERGRFVEREIWDPKDKMASVAHGKLFSKPTAEENNRVKDEINETNFKSERTEYPSDVSFTIRSKHSDVNENNKNQLRITNFFKKSEREIPNMDGNKGGNNNAFPLRPSTNNSLTLNGKCSLSMNNSEPANKEQWQMKSPNELGIYERRLDGKITQYNNRSPLRSNIEKEDLPLSYVEQEIHDQDTHDEYVFLKNLYNRGLIKDSNRKESQMWTVEGGHTWDDRFSKGDTADRDKVFHSNHRNDHHSDRHDWPPLGDAPHTERPAEKKQKQKEINLEYILQNLNYNYHPRSHKINTFDYFKEKENVPPPNPYVDNNL